Proteins from one Sarcophilus harrisii chromosome 2, mSarHar1.11, whole genome shotgun sequence genomic window:
- the DYNC2LI1 gene encoding cytoplasmic dynein 2 light intermediate chain 1 encodes MFPRNPRTTIPMKPLFAAPLSWRRRCHGNQEVHPFQVPLLHSGFRSSAFGEAEMPSDTLWEIAKAEVEKKEISENGGDGIEVCEKSVFFIGSKNGGKTTIILRCLDRDEPPKPTLALEYTYGRRAKGHNTPKDIAHFWELGGGTSLLDLITIPITNETLRTFSLVLVLDLSRPNDLWPTMESLLQITKTHVDKLIVKLGKTNAKAASEMRQKMWSNMQKDHPDRELIDPFPIPLVIIGSKYDIFQDFDSEKRKIICKTLRFVSHYYGASLMFASKSEALLLKIRGVINQLAFGIDKSKSISVDQNKPLFIPAGLDSLSQIGSPPLSENDLGQLHAQTPMDLWKKVYEKVFPPKSASTSKETRDPARDPQYAESEVDEMRAQKDQELEQYKKNSSKSWKQIEFDS; translated from the exons ATGTTCCCGAGAAACCCAAGAACTACAATTCCCATGAAGCCGCTCTTCGCCGCGCCGTTGTCCTGGCGGCGTCGCTGCCATGGCAACCAGGAAGTCCATCCCTTCCAGGTCCCCTTGCTCCACTCTGGGTTTCGCTCCAGCGCCTTTGGGGAGGCCGAGATGCCCAG TGATACACTTTGGGAAATTGCAAAAGCtgaagtagagaaaaaagaaatttctgaaaATGGTGGCGATGGAATAGAAGTCTGTGAAAAATCTGTATTCTTCATTGGCAGTAAAAATGGG ggCAAGACTACTATTATTCTAAGATGTCTTGACAG AGATGAGCCACCAAAACCAACCTTAGCTTTGGAGTATACTTATGGAAGAAGAGCAAAGGGACATAACACA cCTAAAGACATTGCTCATTTTTGGGAACTGGGTGGAGGAACCTCTTTGTTGGACTTAATCACCATCCCAATAACAAATGAGACTTTGAG GACATTTTCCTTAGTTCTTGTTTTGGATCTTTCAAGACCCAATGACCTTTGGCCAACCATGGAAAGTCTGTTGCAAATCACAAAAACCCATGTAGATAAACTCATAGTGAAACTGGGCAAGACCAATGCTAAAGCAGCTTCTGAAATGAGGCAGAAGATGTGGAGTAATATGCAGAAGGACCATCCA GATCGTGAATTAATTGACCCATTTCCAATTCCTCTGGTGATAATTGGAAGCAAATATGATATTTTTCAG gattttgattctgagaagagaaaaataatctgCAAGACACTTCGGTTTGTTTCCCATTATTATGGAGCTTCATTGATG TTTGCCAGTAAATCAGAAGCTCTCCTACTGAAAATACGTGGAGTtatcaatcaattagcatttgGCATTGACAAAAG CAAATCAATATCTGTGGACCAGAATAAACCACTGTTTATCCCAGCAGGATTGGATTCTTTAAGTCAAATAG GGtctcctcctctctctgagaATGACCTTGGACAGCTTCATGCACAAACACCAATGGATCTGTGgaaaaaagtatatgaaaaagTCTTTCCACCAAAg AGTGCCAGTACATCCAAAGAGACCAGAGATCCCGCCCGAGACCCCCAATATGCAGAAAGCGAAGTTGATGAGATGCGAGCCCAGAAAGACCAG